The Drosophila nasuta strain 15112-1781.00 chromosome 2R, ASM2355853v1, whole genome shotgun sequence genome segment tatcgatttttaattttcaaaatattgtcaaaaaacatgcggtcgcgaacgtacgcaaaatggaagtcgactttggcttaatacagtaaaatgcaaaactctgcgaattgaggcggaatattttaaaaaaataactttacttacaaagtagaatcatgtagctttctattaagtctactcccaagaaaatatctccatttatttatttttaatttaattaagttccggtcgcgaacgtacggtcgcgaacgtacgatttttccatgttgttttattaataaaatttttattttaccacaacttttttttattaataacttcatatttcataaaaacaaaacaaacaaacaaaacaaactcaatttaatgtgtctaataacatttaaaagcaaaaaaaataaatttttattaaatatgaaatttgtactgaaatttattaatagcaagaaaaatatgtaataaataataagtaataactaacaagtaataagtaactgcaaacgacatagttttcaaaaacaaaaacaaaaaaaaaatttttttttttaaatccatgcgacgctagtaaaaatcgacatatgcttataggtaaggtcgcgaacgtacgctactttgacaatcaataaaaaaagattggtttgagtaaccccaacgattttttatatttttaatatatataccaaaatcacttaacacgagaagtttcattcacctgcttgcacttattgcggagcaattacaataaaatgatgtttttggtcgcgaacgtacgatttgaacatagataagaagcaaaataaaaataaacagttaattgaacattttttcgctcactttgcaatttttatcttattattggattgctattaagagatttggtagaaaaaatgcaaacatatCTTATGATTTTcttgtgaaataattaatcaaaaaaatgcatacaaaaggagctaaaagtgaaaaaattacattttttcagtttgcaggcaaatttttttataaaaacaacggagatatgctacggatccattgtattatgaaaatttggatatttctttatgacattatacaaaaaaatacgatgaatgtgaagattttttttttcggtcgtggtttacctttctttgagaattgcccatatgtAAATTAATGGAAAATAATTAGAATCTTAGAAAATATCAATCGAGTTTACACAGAAAAAACACGTACAAATCCATCTTACAAAATTCGTGAAAGTTATTCTTTTTCATGACCTACACtatatgcataaaatattttcgctTTTTATGGAATGCATCTAATTGAGTTACCAAAAACACGCCAATTCAAGCGGAGCACAGTCCCTTAGTGAAGCTATAATTAAAACGCATCGCGCCTTGTCGCCACCTGGTTGGAGGACAAGGCAATCTGCAACCTTGAAGCAGCTCAGctgtatatattaaatgttgtcTGTACACTGACTgtacacacaccacacacgaGAGTATTGTATATTCGATTCCTCATCCTTCGGTGATGATGCCTGAGAATGCGGCCTTTTGGGCACGCCCACAAGCACAAGCTACAAGCACTCAACGCCTTTGCCGCAACACTTCAGCAACACATCCTTTGGCCTTCCGTtgccgcaacagcagcagcaaccacaacaacaacaacaactgcaacaacagcaacgagtaGAAGAACTCGTCATCAGCATCGTTATTAAATTATCTCTGATGCGATAATAACACACTTAAGTAAGTTGCCGTAGATTCTCGCCCCATCCTTCATCCCTCCGCCCCTTAGCAGTTGGTCTGCTATAAAAAGCCGCTGATTTTTCTATAGTTTATTCGAATGCAGTCGAGCTTGGCGCTGCTTTTGGACCTGACCTAAGTACTTGGTGGGGCTGTGAGAGTCTCGTAGTGCACACGCTTTTCAATCTCCGCCCCTTTATCCAGTGCCACCCTCTGCCTCGGCCTAAGTGGTGCTCTCAAGTTTCTGCTGATGGCAGCAAGGCGGCAACGAGGAGTGAAAAACGTGGGCATTGCAAGCGAAACGTAAAGGTTTGCCACGCTTTTAACTTGAATAGttgtaattttgtaataattgttattgttgttgttgttgttgtatataaCTTTTTACAAGCATTACGTCATTGAAATTtcgcaaaaataaattctgaattcacatttaaaatatgatgCCTTTGTGTGACGTCAAGGAAAGATCTATAAAAACAAGTGAAGGTCGCGTTAAGATAATTTAAGCACTTCTAAGAATGCTGCACCGTAATATTAATGCGATATTTATAGAGCAGCCAATCTGCACAGATCTAGAGCTACACTTCATGCGTGCGACAAACATAATctattcaaaaattaataagcgcgccacacaaaacacaaaagtcATGTGGAAACATGCGTtgtcaagcagcagcagaagcaaaaacaaaactgtgaCCCACATAAACATATTGCGGAAGTGTGTTGAATGGAAAGTTGCAAGGCATTGAAGAAAGCAACAAGAAGCAACAGTCAACCCCTAAGCGGAGAAACTCCACTCCAGACATCGAGACTCGCTCGGTTCATTCATGAAAAGCGCCAACTGAGGCCATTGAACTGCCGTTCGAAATGGTTAATAAGGAAGTTTATGCGCTGCGGGATTCGTTCCACACCACATTAGGAACTTGGGCGAATTGCCAGTGGGTTGTACATTTGGGGGAGGGATGCCGGTGGCCAAGGCAAGCAACAGTTGCCacaccgagagagagagtaagagagtgagagagagagcgctcAGGTGGAGACGATTGCTGCGTCATTGTCGCCATTGTTGATAAACAAACCTGTAGCCGCCAGTTCGGCCCCctccgaaaaaaaaaaaaacagaaaaaacacgTGTGCGGTTCATTCTGATATAAACTTTGGGTGGTTGTCGGCAACAAGGGGGTGTCTCCAGCAGGGTGCTGAGGGGGTGAATCGCAAGCGGGCAACTGCGCAGACTCGTTGCCATCGGGCCAGCTGAGCACTGGCAGCATCGTGACGTCGTTATTGATTTTTACACAGCCAGGAGACGCGCATCGTTGAACTGCATTTCGTgctgcaaaacacacacacaacatccCAAAGGAGACGCAAAGAAAATGCATTAAACCAAAAATTTGTGGtgtttgcattaaaaataacaattaataacGCACATTATAGGCGGCGCTTGGCATAAAGGCAGAGGCGCCGGGCGCCGAGAATTTGGACGCGTGGCCCAAGATGATCAAACTGCGACCATATGTGCCATCCAAGCGCATCGCCATACGGGACTCTTCGATTGATGAGGACATAAGCGATGATGTCGACGATGAGGTATTCATTAAGGACGCCAGATCCGCCAAAGTGAGTCACAATTTAATGCATATTCAATATTATGTTCGTGGGAAATCATTATTCCTTTCATTGTAACTGCGAGAAAATATGCTGCATTAATTAAGGGAGTTGAtaaaagttttctttaatttaaaatcgatGCCGCATACGAATTCCACTCTTTGCGAATAAATGAATGTCgttatattcattcatttacaTTCATTGCCATTCGTTCTTtatgaattgcaattgaaatttggAAACTTaaactaattattatttcattcaaaatttcCTTTGATAGtgttaattatatttgttttacacttttttcaAACTTGCATTTTATGATAACTTGGTCAATTTTCTATAAGTTTTATTGCTTCacattttgacaattttaaatttactttgttattcatcaaaaatatttctcaattctcttgatttattgaattgcaatttgattagTGTAAACAAAAAGATTTATTGCTTTTTGAGACCTAGTTGAACTTTCCCTAACTCGATGTATTGCTTGCAATTACAGCGCAGCGAGGAGCAGGGTCTGAAGCGTCCCTTGATGGCGCCACGTCGCAAGCACAGCTCCGGATCGGGCAGCAGCTCCACGCCCATTATGAAGCAGCACAAACGGCGTCGCTGCTGCAGATGCTGGGAGTCCTTTTGCTACGTGCTCGCTGCATTGACTGTTCTCTGTGCGCTGCTCAGCTTGGCGGCCTTGATGTTGACGCTGTTCCCATCGCCCATACAGAATATACATCATTGGTGGAATCGTGGCGAACAGTTGGGCGCATTGGCCACAGCTCAGATCAGTTATGGCAGCTCCATGGGCAGTGAATTTGTGCCCTGCACACAGATTCGGGTGCAGAAACTCTGGACACGCAGCATGCCCAGAATGAACAGCGAGAGTCCGTTGAGAGCGGCTGATCTGAATGGCGATGGCATCAAGGATGTCATCTTTGGCTATGGCGTCGATGATAACATACACTACGAGGGCATTCCACTGCCGCGTTGCAAGTCCGCGCAGCAGGGTGACGATGTACCCTGCGAGGGTGGCGTTGTGGCGCTCAATGGTCGTGATGGCAGCATTCTGTGGCAATCATGGAGCGTGGCGAATGTGTTTTCGCTGCACTGCAATGCAGACATTGATCGCGACGGTGGCATGGATTGCTTGGCGGCCGGCAGACTGGGCGTAAGTTAGCGAGAGACTCATAAAAGGACTCaattttcaatacaatttgtatttgcagATGATCTATGCCATCAATGGACGCACTGGCCAGGTTATCTGGACTTTCCATGAGCTCGAGGTGGAGACAAATTCACCCATTGTTATGGATCTCTATACGATCAATGTGCTGCGTGACTTGGACGGCGATGAGGTGCCCGAGATTATAGCTGCCCATCTGGAGGAGCGTGAAGAGTCCAAAGCTGGCCACATCAAGCTCATCTCAGGCAAGACGGGCAAAGTGATTCGCAGTATACCGACGCCACATCGCGAAGAGATGTTTGTGCCCATCCAGCTGCTGACCAAGGGCGATGGCACTGAGCTGCTGTTAATGATCACCGGTGGTCAGAATACACCGGGCGGCATCTACAGTCTGCGTCTGCTGTCGTTGATGGCGCACACCAGCGAGAAGCACTTCACGCCCTTGCATCAACAGCAGCGTTCGGGTTTGATGGTGCCCGCAGTATTAACTGATATCAATGGTGATGGCGTTACGGATGTGGTTGTGGCTGCCTTCAATAGTAGCGTCTATGCCTATGATGGTCGCAACTACAGCATGATGTGGAACTATACATTCCCGGCGAGCGAATGCGTTAGCGCCATTGTCCCGGGGCATTTCAATCACGACAACGTCACCGATTTCATGGTCAAGTACAACACGGGACCAGGCTTTCCCGTCTATTACTATTCGCAGACCACCATCCTCGATGGCAACACCGGACAGCCGCTGCTCAATGCCATGATGACAGATGCAGGCGGTGCTAGCAGTCTGTTGGGTGGCGTCTCCATTTCCCAGAGCTTTGGCGGCGACTTCTTTTTGCACTGGCAGCTGCAGTGTCGCAACAAACCCAATGCACGCGATGCCTACGAGTTTGTGCCCGACAGTGACATTATTTTACAGGCTCGAGCGGACACCTGTCGCCTGCGTTATAACGAATCCACAGTGCTCAAGCTCTATGCTATTGCCCGGCACATTGAGCCACCGGGTGCTGTGCTATTTAGCACCGATGACTTGGAGGTGCAGCTGAATCGCACACAAAGGCCCGCAGCAACGGGTAAACAGTCGCCACTGAAGCATCCCAAGCTGCTTAAGAAACTGCTGGCAAATCgggagcagctgctgcgtcAAGTTGTTGGTGCCAATGATGCAGTcgaacagcagcaattgcaacagcagcagcagttgccagTGAAGCATGTGAAGCATCACAAGCACACATTGCCAGAATTGTTGCCGGAAGCGGATGCGGACAATGAGTTGCCTGCTTTTGCAGGTGGCTACATCAAGGAGCCCTACAAGGAATTTGTAAGTTATACTCATGAAATTATAAAGAATAAGTAATTAAGCTTACATTACAGAAGGACTATGagccgctgcagctgccagCTGAGAATCCAAATCCCATGCGCTTGCCCGAGGAGTACGAGCTGGTCTATAACGATGAGCTGCCACAGGTCTCTGAGCAAAACGATCGTCCGATTCACTTGCGCAGCAAATATCCTAGTGGCAACAATCGTGATGTGCGCAGCGATACGCTGGACTCGACTACGACCACGAGCAGCACAAGCACCACTAGTCAACCGCTGTCGGCTCAATCGCCACTTAGTTTGTGGGATCTGGAGCTAGACAATGAGGCACAAGAGCGTGCTGCAGAAGCAGCTGCCGCGGTCACCAGTTCCAGTCGCCGTCGTCGCAAGCGACAGCGTCGCAATGAGCCTGCCACCAGTAGCAGTAGCAGTGCTTCCACTTTAGATAACAATGCTGGAGAGGATGTGACTGCGACGCCAGAGGTTCCATCGCCTGCTGATTGGTATTTGGCTTCCATTTCATCGACAGGTGTGCTGCTCAAGGCGCTTAGTAATGTCAGCTCTACGCTGGACTTTGTCTTTGTGCTCAACATACGCGAATCTGAGGCGTATCCACCGTTATTCTCGCCGCAGGATCTAAGCTGCGTCGAGGAGAAAATAAGCGCCTACAAAAGTGAGTTATTAATTTCTGTAACTGTATATAAATCTATAACTATATTTACGGTATTTGTGTGACAGGCTATACCGCCGATAATTTGCGTGTGCTGCGCAAGCAATTTCTCAAGCAGTGCCTGAGTGAGCGTCTCGTGGACGCGGATCCCGCGTTGCCAAAATATGAATCCCAATTGATCATCACTAGGATTAGCATAACATGTAGCTGTCGCTCACTGCAGCCGGGCGAGGTGTGTTCGGAGCTGGATCACATTGATGCACAACGTTGGACTGAGTTTATGGGCAACGATGGTATTGGCTTTTATGCcaattaaacacaaaacaaaacaaaacacttgaaaacaaagcaaaaaacgaACTAACTCTATCCTCCTCTCTACTCTATTCACACCTATTGTAATTAATCGATCGTCATTATTGTCTGTGGCTGTTTCGCGTAATTGTAACAGTATTtacatgtgtgtatttgtgtatattttatgaatttttaattacaattaaatattaaacttaaCAATGCGTATTTTGTATTCactctttttaaatatttgaatgcagCATGACCGCAACTGGAAATATACAgcaaatatacaaacaatCAAATctctagtatttttgtttattttgcggAAATGCGGTCAGTTTGAAGCAGGCATGcgaatgtttgtttttaatcttttaaaaaatattatttttttttaattttattttgtgaaaatatttataaaacttactatattattttgaaactTGCAAGCTACTTCACCAAGAGTAACCAGCTTGTATTAATATAGGTTGagcatatttcagtataatGTGCAACTGAATTACGTATATTTGGCAACGCGGAATGCGGTCACGCTGTTCCATGGCTCGGCACTactttaaaacaacaacaagtgcaaaaTAGCTTCCcgaatatttgttattaactTAATGCTGTTCCATCcacgacacacacaaacaacagcatGGGCATTCTAGAGAAGATTGCTGAGATTGAGCGTGAAATTGCACGCACGCAAAAGAACAAAGGTGAGCAAATTGGCTGCAACAAAAACCGGCGCAGACAACACGGCGTCACAATTCGCAATGTTGGCATCGGAATTTAGGGTTAGAATTCACTTGACTTGAgttttctatttgtatttgctgcAGCCACTGAATATCATTTGGGTCTGCTGAAGGctaaattggcaaaatatcgcTCGCAGCTGTTGGAACCGTCAAAGAAAGGCGAAAAGGGCGAGGGCTTTGATGTGCTCAAAAGCGGAGATGCGCGAGTCGCGCTCATTGGATTCCCCAGTGTGGGCAAGTCCACAATGTTATCCACACTAACGAAAACGGAGTCGGAAGCAGGTGAGTCGAGAGCTATACTCTACAAATACCTCTCTAACCTTGTACTTCTTAGCCAACTACGAGTTCACCACGCTCACCTGTATTCCCGGTGTCATCGAGTACCAAGGAGCCAACATACAGCTGCTCGATTTGCCGGGTATCATTGAAGGTGCCGCCCAGGGCAAGGGTCGTGGTCGTCAGGTTATCGCCGTGGCACGTACTGCGGATTTGGTACTGATGATGTTGGATGCCACGAAGCCGAATGTTCATCGGGAGTTGCTCGAAAGGGAGTTGGAATCTGTGGGCATAAGGCTGAATAAAAGGAAACCAAACATTTACTTCAAACAGAAAAAGGGCGGCGGCCTCAGCTTCAATTCGACCTGCGCCTTGACGCGCTGCAGCGAGAAAATGGTGCAAATGATTCTGCATTCATTTAAGATTTTCAATGCTGAGGTTTTGTTCCGTGAGGATTGCACAGAGGATGAGTTCATTGATGTAGTCACGGCCAATCGCGTCTATCTGCcttgtttgtatgtgtataaTAAGATTGATCAGATCTCCATTGAGGAGGTGGATCGGCTGGCCAAACAGCCGCACTCCATTGTCGTCAGCTGTAACATGAAGTTGAACTTGGATTACATGCTGGAGGCACTCTGGGAGGCTCTACAACTGATTCGTGTGTACACTAAGAAGCCTGGTGCACCGCCAGACTTTGATGATGGTTTAATCTTGCGGAAGGTAAGTTGAAATAATTAGGTAACTGTTCATCTAATTCATATTTCCTTTGTGCAGGGCGTCAGCGTGGAGCATGTTTGCCATGCCATTCACAGAACTCTGGCTGCGCAATTCAAATACGCTTTGGTCTGGGGCACATCAACGAAATACTCGCCACAGCGTGTGGGTATTGCCCATGTGATGGCCGACGAGGATGTCATCCAAGTGGTCAAGAAATAAGACGGCTGCATTCAAGagctgcatttgttgttggtcAACAGCTTGATATCAATTGGGTTGAAAtatattctattctatataAATACTTAGAAATGGCTTGCATTTTCTAGAAGGATCAAAGATTCCTCTTTCTATctaatcacaatcacaattaTAAATGTGAGGAATCGCATGAATAATAACTTTATTGGCATTTCCTTTGCataaaacaactaaaaactaTCCATGGCAATAGATTGTCGAGATTACCATCTATCCATCGATTTGGAGGCGGTTGCATTGGCCGACGTTGCCGCAGAAGCAGATGCATAGCTTTTATTTAGTGTACTAATGGCCGAGATGTTGGAGAAGGGCGTCGGACCGCTACTAATGCGCTGTGGTTCGTTCAACGGCTCAGGCGGATTATCGATGCTGGCAAACACATTGGTGGCATCGCGCAGTCGATAGCGTCGCAGATTTAAATAGTGCTCCTTCTGTTCCTCTACGCGCTGATGCAGCTCATGCTGTCGCCCAGCCAGTGAGACAAATGATTCATTGATTTGTCGAAAGCCGCGCTTCAGATCTTCGGGTGAAACACTTTGTGGGTTTGCCAAAGCATGCATGTGACTCTCGGTTAGCGCGATTTGCTGCCGGAATGCTATCAGATCCTCCTCGTACTTGGCCACCAGGCACTGAAAGTACTGGAAGGGTGCGCTGTTCTCAAACTGCAGACCAGCAGGAGTGTCCTGTGTGCGCTGCGCCATCTCCAGTGATTGAATAGCCTTGGCTGTTTCGCTGCGCAGCTGTTTGATCTGCCGATTGTTGGCATCCACCGTATTGGCCACGTTTTGCAGCAGCCAACGCAGATTGGTGATCTCGTGACTCACGTTGCTTAGCTTCGAGGTCGAGGTGCGTCCAATGTCCGAGGAAATGGTTTTCTGCTGCTTGATATGTGCCTTGAGTGCGTCCACTGTCTTGACAATCTCATCGGGTACTTGTGTTTCCTTAATCTGTTGGGGCAATGAGACGATTTTAGTTGAGTTCATTGTTAGTTATATGGATTATATTTTGACAAACTCATTTGTTACGAATACAACTTACCTTGATGCCGTCCTGCTTGTTGTCGCCCAGCTTCGGCTGCGTTGCACTCACATCGATGCCGCCGAGACCAACAAATGCTGGCGCCGCTGCCGCCGGCTGAGCGCCAGTTGTCAGCGGTTTGCCAAAGATGCCACCACTAGCGGGAGCTGCTGCTAGCGTGTTGGTGCCACCCAGACGCAGGCTGGCATTAAAAGGCtgcgctgttgctgtcgttgtggttgtatTGAAGTTCAAGCTAGCCGCCGTTGTTGCTTGGGGTTTGTTAAAGGAGAATGCACCGACACCAGCAGCAGTGCCCAGTGTTGGCATGGCTGTCGCACCAAAGGCGGGCGGTGCTGTGGTTGGTGCGCTTGTTGCCGGCGTAGAGAAGCTAAATGAAGGCGCTACGGTGGCAGTTGCGGTGCCAAACGCGGGAGCCGGCGCTCCAAATGCTGAGCTAGCTGCAGGAGCTCCGAAAGCGGGCGCCGCTGTAGTTGCGCCGAAAGCCGGTGCCACAGCCGTTGTGCCAAAGGCGGGCGCAGCTGCAGGCGCACCGAAAGCCGTTGATGTGGCCGGTGCACCGAAAGCAGgcgctgcagttgctgcaccGAAAGCAGGCGCAGCAGTTGCTGCACCAAAAGCAGgcgctgcagttgttgcaccAAAAGCAGGAGCTCCTGTGGCGCCAAAGGCGGGCGCTGCTGCTCCAAACGCCGGTGCCGCGGCAGGTGCTCCGAAAGCGggcgctgccgctgctgtggTACTGCCAAAGGCAGGCAACGCGAGTCCAGTCGACGCTggagcagctgcagttgctgctggtgAACCAAAGCTGAGCGTGGGCGCTGCACCAACTTGCCCCgcattgaaactgaaattggGTGCTGCTCCTCCGATGGCAGCGGTAGCTGCTCCGGCTAGACTCGatgtagctgttgctgctccaaAGGCGGGGGGCGGGGCGCTGGTTGCGGGTCGCGCGCCAAAACTAAAGCCGCCTGTTGCGGGTGCTGTGGCGGCGTTCGTTGTTGGTGTGCCAAACGAAAAAGACATTCTGATAGTGGATTCACTTGGTTAAGCgctaattttgtatttgtcactgctcgatttttaattaaataacaaattcgACAAATAAAACAACTCGCACGATTCACTATATTTCACAACAGAGTGACCgtatattttaatgacaaATATACCGTTggcttttatatatttttattgtatgcCAAAGTATACCATTTCCGCGAGCGAGTGAAGAGCTATTGTATCTTCTTAATTTACTGCCACACTGTTTTCTAAATGATTAGAAGAAAATGCatacataaaattatttaaaatatattaaattatgaataattaattgcatttgttatttctattaataattatcttaaatattttcagcattataaatataaatatattaaatattcagtGGATGCGTAGTTGTAGCGTTGTCAAACACTGCTTTTCAATGAGAGCTGCCAACCGCTTTTTGTAATACCAGAAATTGCGTATCACTGGCGCCATTAACTTTTACAGTTATTTTCCATTTCGTGCGATTGCTAAATTTCTAGTAATTGTATTAACACGCGTTTTTGCCaaactacaataaaataaaaaatgttggcACGAGAggagaaatatacaaaatatctTAATGAACACGGAGTACTGCCGCGGCTATTGGAAATATTGCAGCAACTTGTTGATCTCAAACCGCTGCCCATCGATCCTCAATTGGAAATTTTGCATACCATCGGATGTCCCCTAATTCCGCAGTCCCAAATGAAAGCGCTGGAACGCAAAGTGTCACGTGCTCAAGAAGAACTGCGTTATTTACGTCGCGTGCTCATCGATTTGGGTGGTCAAGAATATCTctacgacagcgacaacgatgAAGATGATTACGTGGGACAAGTGGGCGAAATGGGAGCTGCCCCCCTTTACTCCCCAGACGCTATGAACTACGAGGAGAGCATTGCGTCCAACTCTCAGTATATGGTTGAAGCGTCTATTAATCTTAGCGAGGGAGCCgtagagcagcagcaaagcgaTGAGCAGCCGAGCTGCAGTCAGCTGCATCCCAACGCGAAAGAGTTGTAAGCGAATCTTATGTATTCCAATTTTGTTTAGTATAAGATTGCATAGGAGAAAAGCATTACATTTTGCACAATTTGGAGAATTGCCGGTTAAGagcattatattttatacatgtCTAGAAAAAGTTGCGTATTATGCGGTATTATATTAAGCATTTACAAAAcgaattttcattttacgCATTGTGTAAactaattttgaattttgttatcAGCTAAAACATAATATCTACGCTATCCATCGTTGATGGACATTTAGTATTAAGTTTAATTcgttataaataatttgtcaaAATAAACTTGACAGAAAAATcatgaaatatgtatgtttttacAAAAATCATTGTCTGATACTGTAAACGAATTGGGCATTTCGGTATCATAATCATCAACATTGtctgaaatttgaaattttgatattatCTAAGAAAAATGATATAGCGTTTGTTTCCGATGTTAATAAGGCATAGTGTATTTAACTGCCCAATGTTCTTCGACTCAAGAAACtatataaacttaaataaaggactattaaaaaaaaatacatgtaATTCTTATAATTCGTAAACTA includes the following:
- the LOC132784493 gene encoding uncharacterized protein LOC132784493 isoform X2, yielding MIKLRPYVPSKRIAIRDSSIDEDISDDVDDEVFIKDARSAKRSEEQGLKRPLMAPRRKHSSGSGSSSTPIMKQHKRRRCCRCWESFCYVLAALTVLCALLSLAALMLTLFPSPIQNIHHWWNRGEQLGALATAQISYGSSMGSEFVPCTQIRVQKLWTRSMPRMNSESPLRAADLNGDGIKDVIFGYGVDDNIHYEGIPLPRCKSAQQGDDVPCEGGVVALNGRDGSILWQSWSVANVFSLHCNADIDRDGGMDCLAAGRLGMIYAINGRTGQVIWTFHELEVETNSPIVMDLYTINVLRDLDGDEVPEIIAAHLEEREESKAGHIKLISGKTGKVIRSIPTPHREEMFVPIQLLTKGDGTELLLMITGGQNTPGGIYSLRLLSLMAHTSEKHFTPLHQQQRSGLMVPAVLTDINGDGVTDVVVAAFNSSVYAYDGRNYSMMWNYTFPASECVSAIVPGHFNHDNVTDFMVKYNTGPGFPVYYYSQTTILDGNTGQPLLNAMMTDAGGASSLLGGVSISQSFGGDFFLHWQLQCRNKPNARDAYEFVPDSDIILQARADTCRLRYNESTVLKLYAIARHIEPPGAVLFSTDDLEVQLNRTQRPAATGKQSPLKHPKLLKKLLANREQLLRQVVGANDAVEQQQLQQQQQLPVKHVKHHKHTLPELLPEADADNELPAFAGGYIKEPYKEFDYEPLQLPAENPNPMRLPEEYELVYNDELPQVSEQNDRPIHLRSKYPSGNNRDVRSDTLDSTTTTSSTSTTSQPLSAQSPLSLWDLELDNEAQERAAEAAAAVTSSSRRRRKRQRRNEPATSSSSSASTLDNNAGEDVTATPEVPSPADWYLASISSTGVLLKALSNVSSTLDFVFVLNIRESEAYPPLFSPQDLSCVEEKISAYKSYTADNLRVLRKQFLKQCLSERLVDADPALPKYESQLIITRISITCSCRSLQPGEVCSELDHIDAQRWTEFMGNDGIGFYAN
- the LOC132784493 gene encoding uncharacterized protein LOC132784493 isoform X1, translated to MIKLRPYVPSKRIAIRDSSIDEDISDDVDDEVFIKDARSAKRSEEQGLKRPLMAPRRKHSSGSGSSSTPIMKQHKRRRCCRCWESFCYVLAALTVLCALLSLAALMLTLFPSPIQNIHHWWNRGEQLGALATAQISYGSSMGSEFVPCTQIRVQKLWTRSMPRMNSESPLRAADLNGDGIKDVIFGYGVDDNIHYEGIPLPRCKSAQQGDDVPCEGGVVALNGRDGSILWQSWSVANVFSLHCNADIDRDGGMDCLAAGRLGMIYAINGRTGQVIWTFHELEVETNSPIVMDLYTINVLRDLDGDEVPEIIAAHLEEREESKAGHIKLISGKTGKVIRSIPTPHREEMFVPIQLLTKGDGTELLLMITGGQNTPGGIYSLRLLSLMAHTSEKHFTPLHQQQRSGLMVPAVLTDINGDGVTDVVVAAFNSSVYAYDGRNYSMMWNYTFPASECVSAIVPGHFNHDNVTDFMVKYNTGPGFPVYYYSQTTILDGNTGQPLLNAMMTDAGGASSLLGGVSISQSFGGDFFLHWQLQCRNKPNARDAYEFVPDSDIILQARADTCRLRYNESTVLKLYAIARHIEPPGAVLFSTDDLEVQLNRTQRPAATGKQSPLKHPKLLKKLLANREQLLRQVVGANDAVEQQQLQQQQQLPVKHVKHHKHTLPELLPEADADNELPAFAGGYIKEPYKEFKDYEPLQLPAENPNPMRLPEEYELVYNDELPQVSEQNDRPIHLRSKYPSGNNRDVRSDTLDSTTTTSSTSTTSQPLSAQSPLSLWDLELDNEAQERAAEAAAAVTSSSRRRRKRQRRNEPATSSSSSASTLDNNAGEDVTATPEVPSPADWYLASISSTGVLLKALSNVSSTLDFVFVLNIRESEAYPPLFSPQDLSCVEEKISAYKSYTADNLRVLRKQFLKQCLSERLVDADPALPKYESQLIITRISITCSCRSLQPGEVCSELDHIDAQRWTEFMGNDGIGFYAN
- the LOC132784495 gene encoding developmentally-regulated GTP-binding protein 2 — its product is MGILEKIAEIEREIARTQKNKATEYHLGLLKAKLAKYRSQLLEPSKKGEKGEGFDVLKSGDARVALIGFPSVGKSTMLSTLTKTESEAANYEFTTLTCIPGVIEYQGANIQLLDLPGIIEGAAQGKGRGRQVIAVARTADLVLMMLDATKPNVHRELLERELESVGIRLNKRKPNIYFKQKKGGGLSFNSTCALTRCSEKMVQMILHSFKIFNAEVLFREDCTEDEFIDVVTANRVYLPCLYVYNKIDQISIEEVDRLAKQPHSIVVSCNMKLNLDYMLEALWEALQLIRVYTKKPGAPPDFDDGLILRKGVSVEHVCHAIHRTLAAQFKYALVWGTSTKYSPQRVGIAHVMADEDVIQVVKK
- the LOC132784494 gene encoding nuclear pore complex protein Nup58, coding for MSFSFGTPTTNAATAPATGGFSFGARPATSAPPPAFGAATATSSLAGAATAAIGGAAPNFSFNAGQVGAAPTLSFGSPAATAAAPASTGLALPAFGSTTAAAAPAFGAPAAAPAFGAAAPAFGATGAPAFGATTAAPAFGAATAAPAFGAATAAPAFGAPATSTAFGAPAAAPAFGTTAVAPAFGATTAAPAFGAPAASSAFGAPAPAFGTATATVAPSFSFSTPATSAPTTAPPAFGATAMPTLGTAAGVGAFSFNKPQATTAASLNFNTTTTTATAQPFNASLRLGGTNTLAAAPASGGIFGKPLTTGAQPAAAAPAFVGLGGIDVSATQPKLGDNKQDGIKIKETQVPDEIVKTVDALKAHIKQQKTISSDIGRTSTSKLSNVSHEITNLRWLLQNVANTVDANNRQIKQLRSETAKAIQSLEMAQRTQDTPAGLQFENSAPFQYFQCLVAKYEEDLIAFRQQIALTESHMHALANPQSVSPEDLKRGFRQINESFVSLAGRQHELHQRVEEQKEHYLNLRRYRLRDATNVFASIDNPPEPLNEPQRISSGPTPFSNISAISTLNKSYASASAATSANATASKSMDRW